One genomic segment of Dehalogenimonas alkenigignens includes these proteins:
- a CDS encoding TetR/AcrR family transcriptional regulator — MKPEPHRRATWRDEKAEERRQQLIDTALQVFARKGFDKTSVRELAAAAGVAQGLMYHYFKSKDKLLEAVVERHSFMPQLKTLLSTLHDEPAPKVLKVVGKQFFELLGQKESLMNIFFHETQSHPIVPRIWRGIMNEGISLFQNYLDERVKLGELRPHNTDVSARTLAYTIVLLRGTATAFPHRTRADEFISHLVDNTLSGIAAPAG, encoded by the coding sequence ATGAAACCTGAACCCCACCGTCGCGCAACCTGGCGCGACGAAAAGGCTGAAGAACGCCGCCAGCAACTCATCGATACCGCCCTTCAGGTCTTCGCCCGTAAAGGGTTTGACAAAACCTCGGTTCGCGAACTGGCCGCTGCCGCCGGCGTCGCTCAAGGGCTCATGTACCACTACTTCAAGAGCAAGGATAAATTGCTGGAAGCGGTAGTGGAACGCCACAGCTTCATGCCTCAGCTTAAAACCCTTCTCAGCACTCTCCACGACGAGCCGGCCCCGAAAGTTCTTAAGGTGGTGGGGAAACAGTTCTTCGAGCTGTTAGGCCAAAAAGAGAGCCTGATGAACATATTTTTCCACGAGACGCAAAGCCACCCCATCGTGCCAAGAATATGGCGGGGCATTATGAACGAGGGCATCTCCTTGTTCCAGAATTACCTTGACGAACGGGTCAAACTGGGCGAACTGCGGCCTCACAACACCGATGTTTCCGCCCGGACCCTGGCCTATACCATTGTCCTTCTCCGGGGCACCGCCACTGCGTTCCCCCACCGGACACGCGCCGATGAGTTCATCTCCCATTTAGTGGATAACACACTGAGCGGAATCGCCGCGCCGGCCGGCTGA
- the trhA gene encoding PAQR family membrane homeostasis protein TrhA, with protein sequence MGAPAIIIPLRRCHIVANRSERFAFYSHLGGAAAFVIGLLVLLALTWGRWDYLAVIAVYGVAASILFSFSAVYHALKRRDNETSIWRKLDHIAIFIMIAGSYTPLVYIYLDGVWRWSMIVIPWSLVALGVFFKLFWIRAPRVISPIMYLGMGWLALVPLRELWLSMPPPAFWGLVAGGVAYSIGAVIYALKRPNPFPGVFGFHDIFHLWIIIGALIHFGVVLGAVL encoded by the coding sequence GTGGGCGCCCCCGCTATAATAATCCCTCTGCGGAGGTGTCATATCGTCGCCAACAGATCCGAGCGTTTTGCTTTCTACTCCCATTTGGGCGGCGCGGCCGCTTTTGTTATCGGTTTGCTGGTGCTGCTCGCCCTGACCTGGGGCCGCTGGGACTACCTGGCGGTGATCGCCGTCTACGGCGTGGCGGCCTCAATCCTGTTTTCCTTCAGCGCCGTTTATCATGCCCTTAAACGAAGGGATAATGAGACCTCCATCTGGCGCAAACTGGATCATATAGCTATCTTCATCATGATCGCCGGCAGCTATACGCCGCTGGTTTATATCTATCTCGACGGCGTCTGGCGGTGGAGCATGATCGTCATTCCCTGGTCTTTAGTAGCCCTCGGCGTCTTTTTCAAATTGTTCTGGATCCGGGCGCCGCGGGTGATTTCGCCGATTATGTACCTGGGCATGGGCTGGCTGGCGCTGGTGCCCCTCAGGGAATTGTGGCTCTCGATGCCGCCCCCGGCTTTCTGGGGCCTCGTCGCCGGGGGCGTCGCCTACAGCATCGGCGCCGTTATTTACGCCCTGAAACGCCCCAACCCTTTTCCGGGCGTCTTCGGCTTTCACGACATCTTCCACCTGTGGATCATCATCGGGGCGCTCATCCACTTCGGCGTCGTCCTGGGCGCGGTGCTCTAA
- a CDS encoding efflux RND transporter permease subunit produces MDKIAGFVTRRPKIIIAIVALTNLAALLSFFRFSLDTEFLNFFDPDNEEVAAYHQLNLEYGTGEAVTVLVESDNSLLERANLLAVFDFQSQSSRIPGVQQVQSYIPAQMLSGSLLLPVNAEFIQSNAEALGQFVDQRYFLTDQFLSGDRKSAVVVVSLDVGADSGPAVDALRQAIDDYPGLRLSIAGNPVIKDTVVGYLANILFILLPFAIGLILLVFYFILRHKRLTPLAMLPAAFGALWTFGTIFYSGHELSLVTVISPIFIIVMGSAYGLHYVSHFQENLAKSGNSLEATHLTMKMVGLPIILATLTTMAGFASLIWSEAIPMRQMGIFVTLGIGYAGLLAIFFLPALISHLKLSVIHPPEESRRLGQTINQASTHRVPIILGCVAVIIASAVFIPKLEVVSDQLMFFKESSEIRQASARIEATFGSAQPLIGQMVSPDGSAALFNPAEAARLLAVERQLEAQPGIKSVISVFDLAVGFNRMTTGTASYPQNPAVVQAFIGQLGEDGMKAWVNQNGFRLLVRPVGLETDEIKNIKTWTAGEPAVQALTGMPMLFDEFNRIVVNSQISSLGLALALVFVMLVISLRSLKAALVGMLPIVLTIGVVLTFLVISGFNLNILTANLSAIVIGVGVDYSIHLISGIYYFRRSGLSENQAVASAIGSVSRPVLANAFGLSLGLSVLFFSPLLIHIQAAAVMWVAMVFSSIAALLVIPQFYRGDKRGKASTGPAAGR; encoded by the coding sequence ATGGATAAAATCGCCGGATTTGTGACCCGACGCCCTAAAATCATCATCGCCATTGTTGCCCTGACCAACCTGGCGGCGCTGCTGTCCTTCTTCCGCTTCAGCCTGGACACCGAATTCCTCAACTTCTTCGACCCGGACAACGAGGAAGTGGCGGCGTACCATCAGCTTAATCTGGAATACGGCACCGGCGAGGCGGTGACCGTGCTGGTGGAAAGCGATAATAGCCTCCTTGAGCGGGCCAATCTGCTGGCGGTATTTGACTTTCAGTCCCAAAGCAGCCGGATTCCTGGCGTGCAGCAGGTCCAGAGCTACATCCCTGCCCAGATGCTGTCCGGCTCCCTCCTCTTGCCGGTCAATGCCGAGTTCATCCAATCCAACGCCGAAGCCCTGGGCCAATTTGTTGACCAGCGTTATTTTTTAACCGATCAATTTCTCTCCGGAGACCGTAAAAGCGCCGTGGTGGTGGTGAGCCTGGATGTCGGGGCGGATTCGGGCCCGGCGGTCGATGCCTTAAGGCAGGCCATAGATGATTATCCGGGACTTCGGTTGTCGATAGCCGGCAACCCGGTGATTAAAGATACGGTTGTCGGCTACCTGGCCAATATTCTGTTTATCCTGCTGCCTTTTGCCATCGGCTTGATCCTGCTGGTCTTCTATTTCATTTTGAGACACAAACGGTTGACACCCCTGGCCATGCTGCCCGCGGCTTTCGGCGCCCTCTGGACCTTCGGGACTATCTTCTACAGCGGACACGAGTTGTCGCTGGTGACTGTCATAAGTCCGATTTTCATCATAGTCATGGGATCGGCTTACGGCCTGCACTATGTCAGCCATTTTCAGGAAAACCTCGCCAAATCCGGGAACAGCCTGGAAGCTACCCATCTGACTATGAAAATGGTCGGCTTGCCGATTATTTTGGCCACCCTGACGACCATGGCCGGTTTTGCCTCCCTCATCTGGAGCGAAGCAATACCCATGCGCCAGATGGGTATTTTCGTTACCCTGGGCATCGGATACGCGGGTCTGCTGGCCATCTTCTTCCTGCCGGCGCTCATCTCCCACCTGAAGCTATCAGTCATCCATCCGCCGGAGGAATCCCGAAGGCTCGGGCAAACGATAAATCAGGCCTCAACCCATCGGGTACCTATCATCCTGGGCTGCGTCGCCGTAATAATCGCGTCGGCGGTGTTTATCCCGAAGCTTGAGGTCGTGTCCGACCAGTTGATGTTTTTTAAAGAGAGTTCCGAGATCCGCCAGGCTTCGGCGCGTATTGAAGCCACTTTCGGCAGCGCCCAACCGTTAATAGGGCAGATGGTCTCTCCAGACGGTTCGGCGGCTTTGTTTAACCCGGCGGAGGCTGCCCGTTTGCTGGCAGTTGAACGGCAGCTGGAAGCCCAACCGGGCATTAAAAGCGTGATATCGGTGTTCGATCTGGCCGTCGGATTCAACCGAATGACTACCGGCACCGCGAGTTATCCTCAGAACCCCGCGGTGGTTCAGGCTTTTATCGGCCAACTTGGCGAAGATGGCATGAAAGCCTGGGTAAACCAGAATGGTTTTCGCCTGCTGGTCCGTCCGGTCGGGCTTGAAACTGATGAGATCAAGAATATTAAGACCTGGACTGCCGGCGAGCCCGCGGTCCAGGCTCTGACCGGGATGCCGATGCTTTTTGATGAATTCAACCGCATCGTGGTCAACAGCCAGATCAGCAGCCTGGGACTGGCGCTGGCGCTGGTCTTTGTGATGCTGGTAATCAGCCTGCGCAGCCTGAAGGCCGCCCTGGTCGGCATGCTGCCCATCGTCCTAACCATCGGAGTGGTGCTGACCTTCCTGGTCATCAGCGGCTTCAATCTGAACATTCTGACCGCCAACCTGTCCGCTATCGTCATCGGAGTCGGCGTGGATTATTCCATACACCTGATTTCCGGTATTTACTATTTCCGCCGATCCGGATTGTCGGAAAACCAGGCCGTCGCCTCAGCCATCGGTTCGGTATCGCGGCCGGTGCTCGCCAACGCCTTCGGGCTTTCCCTGGGGCTATCGGTGCTCTTTTTCTCGCCCCTGCTGATTCATATCCAGGCAGCGGCGGTCATGTGGGTGGCGATGGTCTTTTCCTCCATCGCGGCGCTGCTGGTCATCCCGCAGTTCTACCGCGGCGATAAAAGAGGAAAAGCTTCAACCGGGCCGGCCGCCGGCCGTTGA
- a CDS encoding helix-turn-helix domain-containing protein encodes MPSFTIPQAAAKLGVSTRTIRRYIKAGKLRADLVNGPFGEEYRIRELPDDLKKLETPDNFTALDRHDPFAGASSEAVAVLRDLQEKNLALAAQLGAATERIRQLESQLKQVTDGRPPRTPWWQRWYAGLKARFSGKPKAEKSAAGPPPEQVETIF; translated from the coding sequence ATGCCCAGCTTCACCATTCCCCAGGCCGCCGCCAAGTTGGGCGTTTCGACGCGCACCATCCGCCGCTATATCAAGGCGGGCAAACTGCGGGCTGATCTGGTCAACGGCCCCTTCGGCGAGGAATACCGCATCCGAGAACTGCCGGACGATCTAAAAAAACTTGAAACCCCAGATAATTTCACTGCCCTCGACAGGCATGATCCCTTCGCCGGCGCATCTTCGGAAGCCGTGGCAGTGCTTCGCGACCTGCAGGAGAAGAACCTGGCGCTGGCCGCCCAGCTCGGAGCGGCGACCGAGCGCATCCGTCAACTTGAAAGCCAGTTGAAACAGGTCACCGACGGCAGACCGCCCCGGACCCCCTGGTGGCAAAGGTGGTATGCGGGGCTAAAGGCGCGGTTCTCGGGTAAGCCGAAAGCAGAGAAATCAGCCGCCGGTCCGCCGCCGGAACAGGTAGAAACCATCTTCTGA
- a CDS encoding M16 family metallopeptidase has translation MFQKTVLPSGLRLLTQEMPNTRSACICIFVGTGSRYETDKQAGISHFIEHVLFRGTEKRPTSRDISESVEGVGGILNGGTDRETTVYWAKASCDHFASTLDTLCDILLHSRFDDGDIEKERQVIVEEIHMSEDQPDQKACQLVDTVLWPNHPLGRDIAGTEATVNAVSRVDLLDYMGRHYLPGNTVVAIAGGVSHQDVIAAVDDKLGAWQPVAAAPVFTPFVSANGRRLVVEKRDIEQDHFLLALPALSIADPRRYVESLLNVILGEGMSSRLFTEIRDRMGLAYAIHSYTDFLQDTGALTVAASVDPSNLRKAVSAVIRELDLLKTTLTPHELSKAKELSKGRLALRLEDSRHVASWLGGQEILTGEVLTPEDVIRKIDAVTLDDLRNLAGDLIQTEKLRLSVVGPVVDEQPLKDMIAAA, from the coding sequence ATGTTCCAGAAGACAGTGCTCCCATCCGGCCTCAGGCTGCTGACCCAGGAAATGCCCAACACCCGCTCGGCGTGCATCTGCATCTTTGTCGGCACAGGGTCCCGCTACGAGACCGACAAACAGGCCGGAATTTCTCATTTCATTGAACACGTCCTCTTCCGCGGCACCGAGAAACGGCCGACTTCGCGGGATATCTCTGAATCCGTTGAGGGCGTCGGCGGCATCCTTAACGGCGGCACCGACCGAGAGACCACGGTATACTGGGCCAAAGCCTCCTGTGACCACTTCGCGTCCACCCTTGACACTCTGTGCGATATCCTGCTCCATTCACGCTTCGACGACGGCGACATCGAAAAAGAACGCCAGGTCATTGTGGAAGAAATCCACATGTCGGAGGATCAGCCGGACCAGAAAGCCTGTCAACTGGTCGACACCGTGCTCTGGCCGAATCATCCGCTGGGCCGGGATATCGCCGGCACCGAGGCCACTGTCAACGCTGTCTCCCGGGTTGATCTGCTGGACTATATGGGCCGCCATTATCTTCCGGGCAACACCGTGGTTGCCATAGCCGGCGGTGTCAGCCATCAGGACGTTATCGCCGCAGTCGATGACAAATTGGGCGCCTGGCAGCCTGTTGCGGCGGCACCGGTCTTCACGCCGTTCGTATCGGCCAACGGCCGCCGCCTGGTAGTGGAGAAGCGCGATATCGAACAGGACCATTTCCTGCTTGCCCTGCCGGCGCTGTCCATCGCGGATCCCCGGCGTTATGTCGAGAGCCTGCTGAACGTGATACTGGGCGAAGGTATGAGCAGCCGCCTGTTTACCGAGATCCGCGACAGGATGGGACTGGCTTATGCCATTCACAGCTACACCGATTTCCTGCAGGATACCGGCGCCCTGACGGTAGCTGCCAGCGTGGATCCGTCCAACCTGAGGAAGGCTGTCAGCGCCGTCATCAGGGAACTCGATTTGTTGAAAACAACTTTAACGCCCCATGAATTGTCAAAGGCTAAGGAGTTGTCCAAGGGCAGGCTGGCTTTAAGGCTTGAAGACTCCCGGCATGTTGCTTCCTGGCTGGGCGGCCAGGAGATACTGACCGGCGAGGTATTGACCCCGGAGGACGTCATTCGCAAAATCGATGCGGTCACCCTTGACGATCTGAGGAACCTGGCCGGCGACCTCATTCAAACGGAAAAGCTCCGTCTGTCGGTGGTTGGTCCGGTGGTTGATGAGCAGCCGTTGAAGGATATGATCGCAGCCGCGTAG
- a CDS encoding DUF5679 domain-containing protein: MEGYCMKCRTKRVMKGAKAITMKNGRPATQGVCPVCGTKMFKIGKA; this comes from the coding sequence ATGGAAGGTTATTGCATGAAATGCCGCACCAAGAGAGTGATGAAGGGCGCCAAGGCCATCACCATGAAGAACGGCCGGCCCGCTACTCAAGGGGTTTGCCCCGTCTGCGGCACCAAGATGTTCAAAATCGGCAAAGCCTAA
- a CDS encoding TetR/AcrR family transcriptional regulator, whose product MSASKTDGRITKGEATRQRLVSAALKVFAELGFSRATIKDIGAAAGVSPALLYHYFPSKEDLLNAVVERFGPIGDVRRFIEQYEALPAADFIRKLARHFYDLLGERLDLVRIFLREGTSNGSVADAWRGMIQRGLPIIQGYFLRQVLMGRLRPHNTEVTVRALSTTIVMLRFSENVFPLQTLTGHQFIDEFIDNLMAGLRPDIPEIFGHNTAAS is encoded by the coding sequence ATGAGCGCCAGCAAGACCGATGGCAGGATTACAAAGGGCGAGGCCACCCGGCAGCGGTTGGTCAGCGCCGCGTTGAAGGTATTCGCCGAACTCGGCTTTTCACGAGCGACCATCAAGGATATCGGCGCCGCCGCCGGCGTTTCGCCGGCCCTGCTGTACCATTATTTCCCGAGTAAAGAAGACCTGCTCAACGCTGTAGTAGAGCGTTTCGGGCCGATCGGCGATGTCCGCCGTTTTATCGAACAATACGAAGCCTTGCCGGCTGCCGACTTCATTAGAAAACTCGCCAGGCATTTCTACGACCTCCTCGGCGAGCGCCTGGATCTGGTGCGCATCTTTCTGCGGGAAGGCACTTCCAACGGATCCGTCGCCGATGCCTGGCGCGGCATGATCCAGCGGGGACTGCCGATTATCCAGGGTTATTTTCTGCGGCAGGTGCTCATGGGCAGGCTGCGGCCGCACAATACCGAGGTCACCGTTCGCGCCCTGAGCACCACCATCGTCATGCTGCGGTTCAGCGAAAACGTTTTTCCGCTGCAGACATTAACCGGGCACCAATTTATAGATGAATTCATCGACAATCTTATGGCCGGCCTGCGGCCTGACATTCCTGAGATCTTCGGACATAACACCGCCGCGAGTTAG
- a CDS encoding 50S ribosomal protein L25: MDKIAVKLSPRVTTGKKTRFLRRSGVTPCHLFGHNLASESLQAATSELERVIAVAGTTRLVALEAGGKKTRMAFVREIQRTPVGGDLLHVDFYQVNMDEPIKAEIPLHLTGEAPALKTKGRILVHPMGHIEVESLPAKLPATISVNLSTLETLDDAIHVRDLVVDPAVTILTDGDQLVAKVSEISVKAEEAEVVAPTAEGAPAGTEAAASAEGAEAKKE; encoded by the coding sequence ATGGATAAGATCGCTGTTAAGCTCTCACCGCGAGTAACTACCGGCAAGAAGACCCGTTTCCTGCGCCGCTCCGGCGTCACGCCATGCCATCTTTTCGGCCACAACCTGGCTTCGGAATCCCTTCAGGCCGCCACCAGCGAACTGGAGCGCGTCATCGCCGTGGCCGGCACCACCCGCCTGGTAGCCCTGGAAGCCGGCGGCAAGAAGACGCGCATGGCTTTCGTCCGCGAAATCCAGCGGACCCCCGTCGGCGGCGACCTGCTGCACGTTGATTTTTACCAGGTAAATATGGATGAGCCGATCAAAGCCGAGATCCCGCTGCACCTGACCGGCGAAGCCCCGGCTCTCAAGACCAAAGGGCGCATCCTGGTCCACCCGATGGGTCATATCGAGGTCGAAAGCCTGCCGGCCAAACTGCCGGCCACTATCAGCGTCAACCTGTCCACGCTGGAAACCCTTGACGACGCCATCCACGTCCGCGACCTGGTCGTCGATCCTGCGGTCACCATACTGACCGACGGCGATCAGCTGGTGGCCAAGGTTTCCGAGATTTCGGTCAAGGCCGAAGAGGCTGAGGTGGTCGCCCCGACCGCTGAGGGCGCCCCGGCCGGAACTGAAGCGGCTGCGTCCGCCGAAGGCGCCGAAGCCAAGAAAGAGTAG
- a CDS encoding YdeI/OmpD-associated family protein has protein sequence MAEATAPMPEFNAVIQSPPDAPRAAFIRVPFDVKAAFGTRAGVAVKGAFDGREYRGTIQPMTGGHVIGLSAGMRKALGKTTGDTIHVTMERDTEERAVEVPADLSTALDSQPAARDYFNKLPYSHQKEYVEHITEAKKPETRARRVKNTVEMLAQAPLE, from the coding sequence ATGGCCGAGGCCACAGCCCCGATGCCTGAGTTCAACGCCGTAATCCAGAGCCCGCCCGACGCTCCCCGCGCCGCGTTTATCCGCGTGCCGTTCGACGTTAAAGCCGCCTTCGGCACCAGGGCCGGGGTCGCCGTTAAAGGCGCGTTTGACGGCCGGGAGTACCGGGGCACCATCCAGCCCATGACAGGCGGCCATGTCATAGGCCTGAGCGCCGGAATGAGAAAAGCGCTGGGCAAGACCACCGGCGACACGATTCACGTCACGATGGAAAGGGACACCGAAGAACGGGCCGTGGAGGTCCCCGCCGACCTGTCGACAGCCCTGGACAGCCAGCCCGCCGCCCGCGACTATTTCAACAAGCTGCCCTACAGCCACCAGAAGGAATACGTCGAGCATATCACCGAGGCCAAGAAGCCGGAGACCCGGGCGAGAAGGGTGAAGAATACGGTGGAAATGCTGGCGCAAGCACCCCTTGAGTGA
- a CDS encoding MarC family protein translates to MADFWQPFLLTFVPLFIVIDAIGNLPFVIALTEDSTREERRRIINLATVTAAGVGLIFLFLGRFILSAMDISVGAFAISGGIILMIFAVRYMTTGHMVEAIKEEMVAVVPIGTPLTVGPATITTLLLLSTQFDLYIVLISFGLNIFIAWATFVAAGFFMRVMGRGGLRAVSRVFSLLLAALAVNMVIKGLELIGVLPAAA, encoded by the coding sequence ATGGCCGATTTCTGGCAGCCCTTCCTCCTAACCTTCGTCCCCCTTTTCATCGTCATCGATGCCATCGGCAACCTGCCATTTGTCATTGCGCTGACCGAAGATTCCACCCGGGAAGAACGCCGCCGGATTATCAACCTGGCTACCGTTACCGCTGCCGGCGTCGGGCTGATTTTCCTGTTTCTGGGCCGATTCATCCTGAGTGCCATGGACATCTCTGTCGGCGCCTTCGCCATTTCCGGCGGGATAATCCTGATGATCTTCGCCGTCCGTTATATGACCACCGGGCACATGGTCGAAGCTATCAAAGAAGAAATGGTGGCCGTCGTCCCGATAGGCACGCCTCTAACGGTCGGCCCGGCGACAATCACCACCCTCCTGCTGCTGTCAACCCAATTCGACCTTTATATCGTACTTATCTCTTTCGGGTTAAATATATTTATCGCCTGGGCCACATTTGTCGCCGCCGGCTTCTTCATGCGGGTCATGGGCCGGGGCGGGTTGCGCGCTGTCTCCCGCGTTTTCAGCCTTCTCCTGGCGGCTCTGGCGGTGAACATGGTCATCAAGGGTCTGGAATTGATCGGCGTTCTTCCAGCCGCCGCCTGA
- a CDS encoding ABC transporter ATP-binding protein — MQAVKLSGVTKTYGEKRVVDGVSFEVNPGEIFALIGPNGAGKSTSIRMMMDIIKPDSGDILIMGEHLSEKSKNCIGYLPEERGLYRKLRIMDTIAYLASLKGADRAAAAGRAEALLKKFDLYDHRHKKIEELSKGMGQLIQFVVTVAHNPGLVILDEPFAGLDPVNSRLLKNTIKELRAEGKAIILSTHRMNEVQEMCDRLFMINKGRQVLYGALADIRRQYKSHAVIVESPSPLPETLPGVVGRRAAGPGFELELDEATEPQAVLELLVRDGIPLERFEVALPSLDEIFVRVVKKQ, encoded by the coding sequence ATGCAGGCAGTAAAACTATCCGGCGTCACCAAGACGTACGGCGAGAAAAGGGTCGTTGACGGGGTCTCTTTCGAGGTCAATCCCGGCGAGATCTTCGCCTTGATCGGTCCCAACGGCGCCGGCAAATCCACATCTATCCGCATGATGATGGATATCATCAAACCGGACTCCGGCGATATCCTCATCATGGGCGAACATCTTTCCGAGAAATCCAAAAACTGCATCGGCTACCTGCCGGAGGAACGCGGCCTTTACCGCAAGCTCCGCATCATGGATACCATCGCCTACCTGGCCTCGCTCAAGGGCGCCGACCGCGCCGCCGCCGCCGGCCGCGCCGAGGCGCTGCTCAAGAAATTTGATCTTTACGACCACCGGCACAAGAAGATCGAGGAGCTGTCCAAGGGCATGGGCCAGCTCATCCAGTTCGTCGTCACCGTGGCCCACAACCCGGGACTGGTCATCCTGGACGAGCCTTTCGCCGGGCTGGATCCGGTCAACTCCCGCCTGCTCAAGAACACCATCAAAGAGCTCCGCGCCGAAGGCAAGGCTATTATTCTATCAACCCACCGCATGAACGAGGTTCAGGAGATGTGCGACCGGCTGTTCATGATCAACAAAGGGCGGCAGGTCCTTTACGGCGCGCTGGCAGATATCCGCCGCCAGTATAAGAGTCATGCCGTCATCGTCGAGAGTCCTTCGCCGCTGCCTGAGACGCTGCCGGGCGTCGTCGGGCGGAGGGCAGCCGGGCCGGGCTTTGAGCTTGAACTGGATGAAGCCACCGAACCGCAGGCCGTCTTAGAGCTTCTGGTACGGGACGGCATCCCGTTGGAGCGGTTCGAGGTGGCCCTGCCATCGCTCGACGAAATCTTCGTCCGGGTGGTAAAGAAGCAGTGA
- a CDS encoding ABC transporter permease gives MNKTAIIFKHEFLTLIRRTGFIIMTVAIPLLALVFIAGGEILSAITGGEPGPADTVEIGYVDPSSVISGHEEQGFIKFIRFESIEAANSNLVAGDIAEYIVIDPDYLDSGAVARFTPSRELEVPGDRFVAIRDFLLDNLLGPAVSPDLLDRAKAPVNLSSIRVDPATGLPSEDQGGFAALVLPYLFSILLVMAIFTSSGYLLQGLAEEKENRVMEVLLSSVSARELITGKVLGLGAAGLAQMAVWLLSARFLADMASQNFADVLGALEVSVYFVTVALAYFIMGYLLYAIIMAAVGSITSTVRESQQLATIFSLLAVSPLWGLVFLVENPDHPAAVFLTLFPFTAPIATIIRIGATEVPLWQIAASMGLMAATTIGLLLLSAKVFRAFLLMYGKTPKLGEIVRMLRQA, from the coding sequence GTGAACAAGACCGCCATCATCTTCAAGCACGAATTCCTGACCCTCATCCGGCGCACCGGCTTCATCATCATGACCGTCGCTATCCCCCTGCTCGCCCTGGTCTTCATCGCCGGCGGCGAAATCCTGTCCGCCATCACCGGCGGCGAACCGGGACCGGCCGATACCGTGGAAATCGGTTACGTGGACCCTTCATCGGTCATCTCCGGCCACGAGGAGCAGGGCTTCATCAAGTTCATCCGCTTCGAGTCGATCGAAGCCGCCAACAGCAATCTCGTCGCCGGCGACATCGCCGAATATATCGTCATCGACCCCGACTACCTTGACAGCGGCGCCGTTGCCCGCTTCACGCCCTCCCGCGAACTGGAAGTGCCCGGCGACCGCTTCGTTGCCATCCGCGACTTCCTGCTGGACAATCTCCTCGGCCCGGCCGTCTCCCCGGATCTGCTGGACCGCGCTAAAGCGCCGGTGAACCTTTCCAGCATCCGCGTTGACCCGGCCACCGGCCTGCCGTCCGAGGACCAGGGCGGCTTCGCGGCGCTGGTGCTGCCGTACCTCTTCAGCATCCTCCTGGTCATGGCTATCTTCACCTCCTCCGGCTACCTGCTGCAAGGCCTGGCCGAGGAGAAGGAGAACCGGGTCATGGAGGTGCTGCTGTCGTCGGTATCCGCCAGGGAGCTTATCACCGGCAAAGTGCTGGGGCTGGGCGCCGCCGGGCTGGCGCAGATGGCGGTTTGGCTGCTGTCCGCCCGGTTCCTGGCCGATATGGCTTCCCAGAATTTTGCCGATGTTCTGGGGGCGCTGGAGGTTTCGGTCTACTTTGTCACTGTCGCCCTGGCGTATTTCATCATGGGGTACCTGCTGTATGCCATTATCATGGCCGCCGTCGGCTCCATTACTTCCACCGTGCGGGAAAGCCAGCAGCTGGCCACCATCTTCAGCCTGTTGGCGGTATCGCCGCTGTGGGGGCTGGTCTTTCTGGTGGAGAACCCGGACCACCCGGCGGCGGTGTTCCTGACGCTCTTTCCGTTCACCGCGCCTATCGCCACCATCATCCGCATTGGCGCTACAGAGGTTCCGTTGTGGCAGATCGCCGCCAGCATGGGGCTCATGGCGGCTACCACCATCGGCCTGCTGCTTCTGTCCGCCAAGGTCTTCCGCGCCTTCCTCCTGATGTACGGCAAGACGCCGAAGCTTGGCGAAATCGTGCGCATGCTGCGGCAGGCATAG
- a CDS encoding gamma-glutamylcyclotransferase family protein, with product MLFFAYGAALSRRYMAERCPGCKPKVSAALPHYQLSFTGWSRVFRGGTASLKPLRGSQVKGGIYEVPEAWLKKLDAAEGFPAQNAKINLVVNTETGESISCFTYVPAHQTAESKPAPEYLAILQQGYRDWGLV from the coding sequence ATGTTGTTTTTCGCCTACGGCGCCGCCCTGTCCCGCCGATACATGGCTGAACGTTGTCCCGGATGCAAGCCAAAGGTATCAGCCGCCCTGCCGCACTATCAATTATCCTTCACCGGATGGTCCAGGGTTTTCCGCGGCGGCACGGCGTCGCTCAAGCCGCTGCGGGGATCGCAGGTCAAAGGCGGCATCTACGAGGTTCCCGAGGCATGGCTGAAAAAGCTGGATGCCGCCGAAGGCTTCCCGGCGCAGAACGCTAAAATTAACCTCGTGGTCAACACCGAGACCGGTGAATCGATAAGTTGTTTCACCTATGTACCGGCGCATCAGACCGCCGAGAGCAAGCCGGCCCCGGAATACCTGGCAATATTACAGCAGGGCTATCGGGACTGGGGGCTGGTGTAG